The Nitrogeniibacter aestuarii genome has a window encoding:
- a CDS encoding MBOAT family O-acyltransferase: protein MLFTSAAFAFLYLPVVVGVYFLLPAKCRRWGAAWLFAASVFFYGYWMPEYVVLLLGSIVWNYWVGLRIATHGAGTAGGKTWLITGVTVNLALLAYYKYAGFLVASMAALLGADWPPVHIELPIGISFFTFTQIAFLADAYQKGTREYAFSHYGLFVTYFPHLVAGPVLHHAQMMPQFRDTSTHRFNSGNFVGGLIIFMIGLFKKVVLADGIAPYADEVFNAVQQGATPDTLEAWMAALAYTFQLYFDFSGYSDMAIGLSWMLNIRLPFNFDSPYKARSISEFWRRWHISLSNFLRDYLYIPLGGNRKGPSRRYVNLFITMLLGGLWHGAAWTFVVWGGLHGLYLAINHAFSAIVQRRAPRLSSLPAYRLLGWGLTFLSVVIAWVFFRAESFAAAFAMLRAMYAPTHGGDHGILWNSGLDVARGLSWCASLSLIAFVGPNSNRLGELALNVTRQHGNARSILAGSAFILACLLVLLNETRDAMSAFIYFNF, encoded by the coding sequence ATGCTTTTTACCAGCGCAGCCTTTGCGTTTCTCTACCTTCCGGTCGTCGTCGGCGTCTACTTTCTGCTGCCGGCCAAGTGTCGTCGCTGGGGTGCAGCCTGGTTATTCGCCGCGTCGGTGTTCTTTTACGGCTACTGGATGCCCGAGTACGTGGTTCTGCTGCTCGGCTCCATCGTCTGGAACTACTGGGTCGGCCTCAGAATCGCCACGCACGGCGCTGGCACCGCCGGGGGTAAAACCTGGCTGATCACCGGGGTCACCGTCAACCTGGCGCTGCTGGCCTACTACAAGTACGCGGGCTTCCTGGTCGCCAGCATGGCCGCGCTGCTGGGCGCAGACTGGCCGCCGGTTCACATCGAACTGCCCATCGGCATCTCGTTCTTCACCTTCACGCAGATCGCGTTCCTCGCCGACGCCTACCAGAAGGGCACGCGCGAATATGCTTTCTCCCACTACGGGCTGTTCGTCACCTATTTTCCCCACCTGGTCGCCGGCCCGGTGCTTCATCATGCCCAGATGATGCCGCAGTTCAGGGACACCTCGACTCACCGCTTCAACAGCGGCAACTTCGTCGGGGGCTTGATCATCTTCATGATCGGCCTGTTCAAGAAAGTCGTGCTTGCCGACGGTATCGCGCCCTATGCCGACGAGGTGTTCAATGCCGTCCAGCAAGGCGCCACGCCCGACACGCTCGAGGCGTGGATGGCGGCACTGGCCTACACCTTCCAGCTCTATTTCGATTTCTCCGGCTATTCCGACATGGCGATCGGACTGTCATGGATGCTCAATATCCGCCTGCCGTTCAATTTCGACTCGCCCTACAAGGCCCGGTCCATCTCTGAATTCTGGCGCCGCTGGCACATCAGCCTGTCGAACTTCCTGCGTGACTACCTGTACATTCCGCTGGGCGGCAACCGCAAAGGACCGTCAAGGCGCTATGTGAATCTGTTCATCACCATGCTGCTGGGCGGCCTGTGGCATGGCGCGGCCTGGACCTTCGTGGTGTGGGGTGGGCTGCACGGACTCTATCTGGCCATCAATCACGCCTTCAGTGCCATCGTCCAGCGCAGGGCGCCCCGACTCTCCAGCCTGCCGGCCTACCGACTCCTGGGGTGGGGATTGACGTTCCTGAGTGTCGTGATCGCCTGGGTGTTCTTCCGGGCAGAAAGCTTCGCCGCCGCGTTCGCCATGCTTCGCGCGATGTATGCGCCGACACACGGTGGCGATCACGGCATTTTGTGGAACAGCGGGCTGGACGTTGCCCGGGGCCTTTCCTGGTGTGCAAGCCTGTCCCTGATCGCATTTGTGGGGCCCAACAGCAACCGCCTGGGCGAGCTGGCGCTCAACGTCACCCGACAACACGGCAACGCCCGATCGATTCTCGCGGGCAGCGCTTTCATCCTGGCCTGCCTGCTGGTCCTGCTCAATGAGACACGCGACGCCATGAGCGCCTTCATCTACTTCAATTTCTGA
- a CDS encoding DUF3422 family protein produces MSLFEEHPLRQALNDEVHARPSVPLYGPTRISYLAFVHVNGSSDAEHHHLEQLAQQLGIALPPTGKGHVIIDAGDFRLKWERHNEFSSYTFYRDVAPAESEDTTALLTVPAAWRKAIPGQVLVATHLHVLDAKTHPPEARVAELKDPSQMCVVSRFAGNAGWMFSDFKIHDGFSRITVIDENLERRQAGRNVQRLLEIETYRSMALLAFPVAKAISPLLTEAENELADLMDAMGRAETHEDERDILTRLTRLSATVEQSVARTTFRFGAAAAYHGLVKQRTAELREVRVPGFPNIADFIERRLAPALNTCAAIARRQEDLSARIARNSQLLRTRVDIELQQQNQGVLTQMNKRAKLQLRLQETVEGLSVVAITYYASQLVNYLSKGAKPLIKPLTPDVITAISIPVIALMVALGLRRMKKKIAAAEAHE; encoded by the coding sequence ATGTCGCTGTTCGAAGAACATCCGCTCCGTCAGGCGCTCAACGACGAAGTCCACGCGCGCCCTTCCGTACCGCTCTACGGCCCCACACGTATCAGCTATCTGGCGTTCGTGCACGTCAATGGCAGCAGTGATGCGGAACATCACCATCTGGAGCAACTGGCGCAGCAGCTGGGCATTGCACTGCCCCCCACCGGCAAGGGGCACGTGATCATCGACGCTGGCGATTTCCGTCTCAAGTGGGAGCGCCACAACGAGTTCTCCAGCTACACCTTCTACCGGGATGTGGCCCCCGCCGAATCCGAGGACACCACGGCGCTGCTGACAGTACCTGCGGCGTGGCGCAAGGCGATTCCGGGGCAGGTGCTGGTCGCCACGCACCTGCACGTCCTCGATGCAAAGACCCACCCGCCCGAGGCCCGGGTCGCCGAGCTCAAGGACCCGTCGCAGATGTGTGTGGTCTCGCGTTTCGCCGGCAACGCCGGCTGGATGTTCTCCGACTTCAAGATCCACGACGGTTTTTCACGCATAACCGTCATCGACGAGAACCTGGAACGCCGCCAGGCTGGTCGGAATGTGCAACGCCTGCTCGAAATCGAAACCTACCGTTCCATGGCCTTGCTGGCCTTTCCGGTCGCCAAGGCCATCAGCCCGCTGCTGACCGAGGCCGAGAATGAACTGGCCGATCTCATGGACGCCATGGGCCGGGCCGAGACCCACGAGGACGAACGCGACATCCTCACCCGCCTGACGCGCCTGTCCGCCACGGTGGAACAATCGGTGGCGCGGACCACCTTCCGCTTCGGCGCGGCCGCGGCCTACCACGGCCTGGTCAAGCAACGCACCGCCGAGCTGCGCGAAGTGCGCGTGCCCGGCTTTCCGAACATTGCCGATTTCATCGAACGACGCCTGGCCCCTGCGCTCAACACCTGCGCCGCCATCGCGCGCCGACAGGAAGACCTCTCCGCCCGCATTGCCCGTAACAGCCAGCTGCTGCGAACCCGGGTGGATATCGAGCTGCAGCAGCAGAACCAGGGCGTGCTGACCCAGATGAACAAGCGCGCCAAGCTCCAGCTACGCCTGCAGGAAACAGTCGAAGGCCTGTCCGTCGTCGCCATCACCTATTACGCGTCCCAACTGGTCAATTACCTCTCCAAGGGCGCAAAACCTCTCATCAAGCCATTGACCCCCGACGTCATCACGGCCATCTCGATTCCGGTGATCGCGCTGATGGTTGCGCTGGGGCTGAGGCGAATGAAAAAGAAAATTGCCGCCGCTGAGGCGCACGAATAA